Proteins encoded together in one Microplitis mediator isolate UGA2020A chromosome 7, iyMicMedi2.1, whole genome shotgun sequence window:
- the LOC130670860 gene encoding uncharacterized protein LOC130670860, with protein sequence MSHSMGSSNNVGCLTFAWIFFVTWMLGSEVMCVEPDTMARPTRPKIITDVDELRKYLDLVRDFYTVNSKARYGKRGVIPAIIVHNRPHTHVIIDSLMKRLDNAEDKHQLQENSLEEEVNFGEIKDDNQVDQVDIDKKQEIILNKIRMRVLLNSVLRKWLHNFKV encoded by the exons atgagtcACTCCATGGGATCAAGTAATAACGTTGGTTGTTTGACGTTcgcatggattttttttgtgacGTGGATGCTGGGATCGGAAGTAATGTGTGTCGAGCCTGATACCATGGCTAGACCGACAAgaccaaaaataattaccgaTGTTGATGAATTGAGAAAGTATTTGGATCTTGTTCGTGATTTCTATACAGTCAATAGTAAAGCGAG GTATGGGAAAAGGGGAGTAATCCCAGCAATTATCGTTCACAATCGTCCGCACACACATGTGATTATTGATTCACTTATGAAAAGGCTTGACAATGCTGAAGATAAACATCAACTCCAAGAAAATTCCCTGGAGGAAGAAGTAAATTTTGGAGAAATAAAAGATGACAATCAAGTTGACCAAGTTGACATTGACAAAAAACaagaaattattcttaataaaattcGTATGAGAGTATTATTAAATTCAGTATTACGTAAATggttacataattttaaagtgtaa